A DNA window from Ornithinimicrobium humiphilum contains the following coding sequences:
- a CDS encoding SigE family RNA polymerase sigma factor, with protein MTQGSEDDFVAFVRARQGALLRSAYLICGDHHLAQDLLQDALVKLASRWERLRDERPEAYVRRILYRDAISRWRRLRREHLADHQDPGGLFGSHEAPDGTASWLTNDEIRRALVQLPPRQRAVIVLRYYEDLSEVQIAEALNIAPGTVKSQASDALRKLRRLIPAIDETAQELR; from the coding sequence ATGACGCAAGGCAGCGAGGACGACTTCGTCGCCTTTGTCCGCGCACGACAGGGCGCGCTCCTGCGGTCGGCCTACCTGATCTGCGGTGACCACCACCTGGCGCAGGACCTGCTCCAGGACGCCCTGGTCAAGCTGGCCAGTCGGTGGGAACGGCTACGGGACGAGCGACCGGAGGCCTACGTGCGACGAATCCTGTACCGGGACGCCATCTCAAGGTGGAGGCGCCTGCGCCGGGAGCACCTTGCCGACCACCAGGACCCCGGTGGACTCTTCGGCAGCCACGAGGCTCCCGATGGCACTGCTTCGTGGCTGACCAACGACGAGATCCGACGCGCTTTGGTTCAGCTCCCGCCTCGACAACGAGCGGTGATAGTGCTGCGCTACTACGAGGACCTGTCCGAGGTGCAGATCGCCGAGGCGTTGAACATCGCCCCAGGCACTGTGAAGTCCCAAGCCAGCGACGCTCTGCGCAAACTGCGCCGACTCATCCCGGCGATCGACGAGACAGCCCAGGAGCTACGGTGA
- a CDS encoding peptidoglycan-binding protein — protein MYVVGDTPVRVVQGEVPFWRDLAPGAKGKDVAALQELLIDQGHLDGEADGDFGPATLRALRAWQRAEGREQTGTVPLGALIWVPDLPAVVQLGEAIVVGKTVGGGEDAVLAPTGAREFVLVVTQDQARLIPAEATVEITYEGHTWDAVIAGSELDEFGSTTFELTAPDGGEVCGEACGVLPNDAQVTLRSEVVIVPQVEGTTVPAAAVATRADGTAYVVTDSGEVEVTVAGSGQGVAVLEGIEPGTRVQVLDGTPGPQPAQAPGDGAEATGNG, from the coding sequence GTGTACGTCGTCGGGGACACACCGGTGCGTGTGGTGCAGGGCGAGGTGCCGTTCTGGAGGGACCTGGCCCCCGGGGCCAAAGGCAAGGACGTGGCCGCCCTGCAAGAACTGCTGATCGACCAGGGGCACCTGGACGGTGAGGCCGACGGTGACTTCGGGCCGGCCACGTTGCGGGCCCTCCGCGCCTGGCAGAGGGCCGAGGGGCGCGAGCAGACCGGGACCGTGCCGCTGGGCGCGCTGATCTGGGTGCCCGACCTGCCCGCGGTGGTCCAGCTCGGTGAGGCCATCGTGGTCGGAAAGACGGTGGGCGGGGGTGAGGACGCGGTCCTCGCGCCGACCGGGGCCCGCGAGTTCGTGCTCGTCGTGACGCAGGACCAGGCACGGTTGATCCCGGCCGAGGCCACGGTGGAGATCACCTACGAGGGCCACACGTGGGACGCGGTGATCGCGGGGAGCGAACTGGATGAGTTCGGCTCGACCACGTTCGAGCTCACCGCACCCGACGGTGGCGAGGTCTGCGGCGAGGCGTGCGGTGTGCTGCCCAACGACGCGCAGGTGACGCTGCGTTCGGAGGTGGTGATCGTGCCCCAGGTGGAGGGCACCACCGTCCCGGCCGCCGCGGTCGCCACCCGCGCAGATGGCACCGCCTACGTGGTCACCGACTCCGGTGAGGTCGAGGTGACCGTGGCCGGGTCCGGGCAGGGCGTCGCCGTCCTCGAGGGCATCGAGCCGGGCACCCGCGTCCAGGTCCTCGACGGCACCCCAGGACCGCAGCCCGCCCAGGCACCGGGTGACGGCGCCGAGGCCACCGGGAACGGGTGA
- a CDS encoding ABC transporter ATP-binding protein: MLAVRDLAFAYTRGGEELFDGLTHNFTPGAVTAVTGPSGRGKSTLLYVLGLMLTPTRGAVLLDGQDVSSAPDATRSRVRAHRVGFVFQDSALDPTRTVLDSVLEPALYAGWSLTAARVRARELLDQLGVGDRADHRPGEVSGGQAQRVAVARALVTDPAVVLADEPTGNLDRDNATGVLAALSAAAGTAGGTPRTVVVATHDPFVLEHADEVLAL, translated from the coding sequence GTGCTGGCGGTACGCGACCTGGCCTTTGCCTACACCCGCGGCGGGGAAGAGCTCTTCGACGGCCTGACGCACAACTTCACCCCGGGCGCGGTCACCGCGGTCACCGGGCCCTCCGGGCGCGGTAAGTCGACCCTGTTGTACGTGCTCGGGCTGATGCTCACCCCGACCCGCGGGGCTGTCCTCCTCGACGGCCAGGACGTGTCCTCCGCGCCCGACGCGACCCGCTCCCGGGTGCGGGCGCACCGGGTCGGGTTCGTCTTCCAGGACTCTGCCCTCGACCCCACCCGCACGGTGCTGGACTCGGTGCTCGAACCCGCCCTCTACGCCGGCTGGAGCCTGACCGCCGCACGGGTCCGGGCGCGGGAGCTCCTGGACCAGCTCGGCGTCGGCGACCGCGCGGACCACCGCCCCGGGGAGGTCTCCGGCGGGCAGGCCCAACGCGTCGCGGTCGCAAGGGCCCTGGTCACCGACCCCGCCGTCGTCCTGGCCGACGAGCCCACGGGCAACCTGGACAGGGACAACGCCACCGGTGTCCTCGCGGCGCTGTCCGCGGCCGCCGGCACCGCAGGCGGCACGCCCCGCACGGTCGTGGTCGCCACGCACGACCCGTTCGTGCTCGAGCACGCCGACGAGGTCCTGGCCCTATGA
- a CDS encoding FtsX-like permease family protein yields the protein MRPLLLAREALATAWATKVPTVLVLLLVATMCAATIATVGRTAAAEQQLLTRLDSAGSRVLVVADARGDGLITPTVVDQATGLSTAERAAGTLIPVDVVNGVIGQGGTRVPAWGVHGDLSTVATLTAGRWPGPGEAIVTQAAMDRLGMDHPVGWVAQASTTVVDDWSVVGSFTPREPFGDYATGVLYVAPEGRDLDSLHVVLNTAGAAQVTQSQVLRLIDPPAPDALTITSPVSLAQLQDQVTGDLALFGRTLLLGVLGAGALLVAIVTLADVLVRRADLGRRRALGATRTTIITLVVLRTLTPALAGAATGTLVGVLLTRRLGAVPPWDFITGTATLALLAATVAAIPPALYAATRDPVRVLRTP from the coding sequence GTGAGGCCGCTGCTGCTGGCTCGGGAGGCGCTGGCCACCGCGTGGGCGACCAAGGTGCCCACCGTCCTGGTGCTGCTGCTGGTCGCGACGATGTGCGCGGCCACGATCGCCACGGTCGGGCGCACCGCCGCCGCCGAGCAGCAGCTGCTGACCCGGCTGGACTCGGCCGGCTCCCGCGTCCTGGTCGTCGCCGACGCCCGCGGCGACGGTCTCATCACCCCGACCGTGGTGGACCAGGCCACCGGTCTGTCCACTGCCGAACGCGCCGCTGGCACGCTCATCCCGGTCGACGTGGTCAACGGCGTCATCGGGCAGGGCGGCACCCGGGTCCCCGCCTGGGGCGTGCACGGAGACCTGTCCACGGTCGCGACCCTGACCGCCGGACGCTGGCCCGGCCCCGGTGAGGCGATCGTCACCCAGGCCGCGATGGACCGCCTCGGGATGGACCACCCCGTCGGGTGGGTCGCGCAGGCCTCCACCACCGTCGTCGACGACTGGTCCGTCGTCGGCTCCTTCACCCCCAGAGAACCGTTCGGCGACTACGCCACCGGCGTGCTGTACGTCGCCCCCGAGGGGCGTGACCTGGACTCCCTGCACGTCGTCCTCAACACCGCTGGTGCCGCGCAAGTCACCCAGTCCCAGGTGCTGCGGCTCATCGACCCACCGGCACCGGACGCGCTGACCATCACCTCCCCGGTCTCACTGGCCCAGCTGCAGGACCAGGTCACCGGCGACCTGGCCCTCTTCGGTCGCACCCTGCTCCTCGGCGTCCTCGGCGCCGGGGCGCTGCTCGTGGCCATCGTCACCCTGGCCGACGTCCTCGTGCGCCGGGCAGACCTCGGCCGCCGCCGCGCGCTCGGCGCCACCCGCACCACCATCATCACCCTCGTCGTCCTGCGCACCCTGACCCCCGCCCTGGCCGGCGCGGCGACCGGCACCCTCGTCGGCGTCCTGCTCACCCGGCGGCTAGGGGCCGTCCCTCCCTGGGACTTCATCACCGGCACCGCCACCCTCGCCCTCCTCGCCGCCACCGTTGCCGCAATCCCGCCCGCCCTCTACGCTGCCACCCGCGATCCCGTCCGGGTCCTACGCACACCCTGA
- a CDS encoding ABC1 kinase family protein, which yields METLTIHGFGAAIGSMGLPGRLRLPGRPHSPAHSRPEHLRLALEELGPTFVKLGQLLSTRSDLLPPEYTAELAKLQDAAAPVPIEAILETLGEEIGGPELFDDFDPAPLASASIGQAHAATLAGLPVVVKIRRPGAVETVQMDLEILHNLAATTTRHWQAARSYDVVGLVRDFASTLRAELDYLAEANNAERFAANFADDPRVQIPAVICEATTSRVLTLERVGGLKIDDLDGLDAAGIDRRELAVRATGVLCQMVFEDGFFHADPHPGNFFVGPDGTLAVIDFGMVGELDDTLRSQLVALLIPLLRGDLDRTTEAMLDLVGNPPGVDKVGLRQGLQPLVDQLTGVPLADLALTGLITDVLSLVRQHQLRLPTNLALLFKMLLMAEGLGRRLDPQFQLSNVLAPYAARLAVRRHSPDEILDRLVQVARDLADAGAHTPRTLRSLADVLERGGFDVSVRANDLQQALKDADRISNRVIAGLIAAALIDGVGHIVATNQGKGRALQGPLVIAGAGALGALGTYLARGSLRGIPLRRRGPTAS from the coding sequence GTGGAGACCCTGACGATCCACGGGTTCGGAGCCGCCATCGGGTCCATGGGGCTGCCCGGCCGGTTGCGCCTCCCGGGCCGCCCGCACTCCCCCGCGCACTCCCGTCCCGAGCACCTACGGCTGGCGCTGGAGGAGCTCGGACCTACCTTCGTGAAGCTGGGCCAGCTGCTGTCGACCCGCTCGGACCTGCTGCCGCCGGAGTACACCGCCGAGCTGGCCAAGCTGCAGGACGCTGCCGCTCCCGTCCCGATCGAGGCAATTCTGGAGACCCTCGGCGAGGAGATCGGCGGCCCGGAGCTGTTCGACGACTTCGACCCGGCGCCGCTCGCCAGCGCCTCGATCGGTCAGGCCCACGCCGCGACGCTGGCCGGCCTCCCGGTGGTGGTCAAGATCCGCAGGCCCGGTGCCGTGGAGACCGTCCAGATGGACCTGGAGATCCTGCACAACCTCGCCGCCACGACGACCCGCCACTGGCAGGCGGCCCGGTCCTACGACGTGGTCGGCCTCGTGCGCGACTTCGCCTCGACGCTGCGGGCGGAGCTGGACTACCTCGCGGAGGCGAACAACGCCGAGCGGTTCGCCGCCAACTTCGCCGACGACCCGCGCGTGCAGATCCCGGCCGTGATCTGTGAGGCGACGACCTCACGGGTGCTGACCCTCGAGCGGGTCGGTGGCCTAAAGATCGACGACCTCGACGGCCTGGACGCCGCCGGGATCGACCGCCGCGAGCTCGCGGTCCGGGCCACCGGCGTGCTGTGCCAGATGGTCTTCGAGGATGGCTTCTTCCACGCCGACCCGCACCCGGGCAACTTCTTCGTCGGACCCGACGGCACCCTCGCGGTGATCGACTTCGGCATGGTGGGCGAGCTGGACGACACGCTCCGCTCCCAGCTGGTCGCCCTCCTCATCCCGCTCCTGCGAGGGGACCTGGACCGCACGACCGAGGCGATGCTCGACCTGGTCGGGAACCCTCCCGGGGTCGACAAGGTCGGGCTCCGCCAGGGGCTGCAGCCCCTCGTGGACCAGCTCACCGGCGTCCCGCTCGCCGACCTGGCGCTGACCGGGCTCATCACGGACGTGCTGAGCCTGGTGCGGCAGCACCAGCTGCGACTCCCCACCAACCTCGCGCTGCTCTTCAAGATGCTGCTCATGGCCGAGGGTCTGGGCCGGCGCCTCGACCCGCAGTTCCAGCTCAGCAACGTGCTGGCTCCCTATGCCGCTCGGCTGGCGGTGCGGCGCCACTCCCCCGACGAGATCCTCGACCGCCTCGTCCAGGTCGCTCGTGATCTCGCGGACGCAGGGGCGCACACGCCGAGGACCCTACGGTCGCTGGCCGACGTGCTCGAGCGGGGCGGCTTCGACGTCTCCGTGCGCGCGAACGACCTGCAGCAGGCGCTCAAGGACGCCGATCGCATCAGCAACCGGGTCATCGCCGGTCTCATCGCCGCGGCACTGATCGACGGCGTGGGCCACATCGTCGCCACCAACCAGGGCAAGGGCCGTGCGCTGCAGGGGCCGCTGGTGATCGCCGGGGCGGGCGCGCTGGGTGCCCTCGGCACCTACCTGGCTAGGGGTTCTCTGCGCGGTATTCCGTTGCGGCGCCGGGGCCCTACCGCCTCTTGA